One stretch of Diabrotica undecimpunctata isolate CICGRU chromosome 5, icDiaUnde3, whole genome shotgun sequence DNA includes these proteins:
- the LOC140442185 gene encoding uncharacterized protein — MDGKGLESWFEKTLPKLEANSVIVMDNASYHSRKSEKVPTTSSRKADIQEWLHLKSIPFDDSLLKVQLLALVNQHKKQYDKYIIDEMVKSQNKIVLRLPPYHCELNPIELIWADIKNYVAAKNTTFKFADMKNLLDEALSTITPQKWKNCVQHITQKVEPKIWEIEVEARLDSIIINPDDDSTSSSSE; from the coding sequence ATGGATGGAAAAGGTTTGGAGAGTTGGTTTGAAAAAACGTTACCCAAATTGGAAGCAAATTCTGtgattgtaatggacaatgcgtcGTATCATTCTAGAAAATCTGAAAAGGTCCCCACCACATCTTCTAGAAAAGCGGATATCCAAGAATGGCTACATCTAAAAAGCATCCCCTTTGACGACTCACTTCTTAAAGTGCAACTTTTAGCACTTGTTAATCAACATAAAAAACAGTATGATAAATACATCATCGACGAAATGGtgaaaagtcaaaataaaattgttttaagatTGCCACCATATCACTGTGAGTTGAATCCCATAGAACTGATATGGGCagatataaaaaattatgtagcagctaaaaatacaacttttaagtTTGCCGACATGAAAAATTTACTTGATGAAGCTCTATCCACCATAACTCcacaaaaatggaaaaattgtgTACAGCATATTACCCAAAAGGTAGAACCAAAAATATGGGAGATAGAAGTAGAAGCCAGACTAGATTCAATTATAATAAACCCTGATGATGATAGTACATCTAGTTCCTCAGAATAA